A genomic stretch from Asterias rubens chromosome 7, eAstRub1.3, whole genome shotgun sequence includes:
- the LOC117292579 gene encoding ATP synthase subunit d, mitochondrial-like, which yields MAARRAGQKAIDWAAFIERVPANQKSQFNVLKSKAETLKTRLSMTPEQPAAVDWANYKKTVPVAGLVDKFQKQFESLKVPLPEDTASAKIASQAKEMDVMAAEFKIGSDKRIAEFQSEVEKYKSMVPYEDMTVEEYEELFPELEERKKKYPWWPHYAVWE from the exons ATGGCAGCAAGGAGAGCCGGCCAAAAGGCCATTGACTGGGCTGCTTTCATCGAGAGAGTTCCGGCAAACCAGAAATCTCAGTTTAATGTTTTGAAATCAAAGGCGGAGACTTTAAAAACAAG GCTATCAATGACACCAGAGCAACCTGCTGCTGTGGACTGGGCAAACTACAAGAAAACTGTTCCTGTTGCCGGACTCGTGGATAAGTTCCAAAAGCAG TTTGAGTCGTTGAAGGTTCCTTTACCCGAGGACACAGCATCAGCTAAGATTGCATCACAGGCTAAGGAAATG GATGTTATGGCAGCAGAGTTCAAGATAGGATCAGACAAACGTATTGCGGAGTTTCAGTCAGAG GTTGAGAAATACAAGAGTATGGTCCCATATGAGGACATGACTGTAGAAGAATACGAGGAGCTATTCCCTGAGCTGGAAGAACGCAAGAAGAAGTATCCATGGTGGCCCCACTATGCCGTCTGGGAATAA